One region of Phragmites australis chromosome 18, lpPhrAust1.1, whole genome shotgun sequence genomic DNA includes:
- the LOC133899810 gene encoding chromatin remodeling protein EBS-like codes for MAKTKQGKKDVDSYTIRGTNKVVRVGDCVLMRPSDTDKQPYVARVEKMEADGRGSVRVRVRWYYRPEESKGGRRQFHGAKELFLSDHFDLQSAHTIEGKCVVHSFKNYTKLDNVGPEDFFCRFEYKAATGSFTPDRVAVYCKCEMPYNPDDLMVQCDVCKDWFHPSCMGMTIEQAKKLDHFVCSDCAKENGSKRHSNAYAISPNSEPKAESKRQRR; via the exons ATGGCGAAGACCAAGCAGGGCAAGAAGGACGTCGACTCGTACACCATCCGTGGCACCAACAAGGTCGTCCGAG TGGGCGACTGCGTGCTGATGCGGCCGTCGGACACGGACAAGCAACCGTACGTGGCGCGGGTGGAGAAGATGGAGGCCGACGGGCGCGGCAGCGTGCGGGTGCGGGTGCGCTGGTACTACCGCCCTGAGGAGTCCAAGGGAGGGCGCCGGCAGTTCCACGGTGCCAAGGAGCTGTTCCTATCGGACCACTTTGACCTGCAGAGCGCCCACACCATCGAGGGGAAGTGTGTCGTCCACTCCTTCAAGAACTACACCAAGCTCGACAATGTCGGGCCTGAGGACTTCTTCTGCCGCTTTGAGTACAAGGCAGCAACCGGCTCGTTCACCCCTGACCGCGTCGCAGT GTATTGCAAGTGTGAGATGCCGTACAACCCCGATGATCTTATGGTACAGTGCGACGTCTGCAAGGACTG GTTCCATCCATCTTGCATGGGTATGACCATTGAACAAGCCAAAAAGCTAGATCACTTTGTTTGCTCAGACTGTGCAAAGGAAAATGGTTCAAAGAGGCATTCAAATGCATATGCTATTTCACCAAATTCTGAGCCTAAG GCTGAATCAAAAAGGCAGAGGAGGTAA